The sequence below is a genomic window from Ciona intestinalis chromosome 1, KH, whole genome shotgun sequence.
tttatgttGATGGGGGCACACCGTTCATTGTCTGGGGGGGTCGCTTTAGGTTGTATACAAAAGTACCATGTATTGGGTTCACAAGGTACTTTTACTTACCCCAAACTTATAGAATGCTGAACACTTTTAAtgggttattttttaatatttttgaaattttacaatttgttttgttctGTATTGAACTAAAATATGTTTCCACTTAGTCCTTGTTTATAATTtgtcaaaacatattttaaaatttcagatATCGGGACAAAAGTGGAAAGGAAAAAGACCCAGAATGGAAATTGAATAAAGACAAATATAATCCAAGTTACAACAAAGCACCTCAATCTTACTGCCCAATATTAATCAATGAGAAACATCTATCAGATAATGTGAAAGTGGAAAATAATCGTGTAATAGTTGGTATGAGGTGGGGGTTGGTCCCTAATTGGTTCACAGGTAAATGACAGTttagttgtattttataaGCAGTTACACTGTGTTGTGTtgtaacataggtgtcttcttttaAACCATAATGCTATGGCCTACATTTATACCTCGTGGCTTTATAGCCTTTACTGTTATGATTTTAGTTTCGCGTTTCCCAATTAGTTCATCGCTAAACTCTTATTGATTCATCAAAAAGTGCtcatttaattgttgtttCAGTTTTGGATTTATTTAGGTATCCACTTTTCAGTTACTATATATCTATGTTCAGGTGAGAATGTGAACAAGATGAGCTTTAGTATGAACAACGCACGTAGCGATACAATGCTTGAAAAAAGATCTTATAATATCCCGTTACGAAAAGGACAGCGCTGTGTGGTGCTTGCTGATGGTTTTTATGAATGGAACACAACAAAAGATGGGAaacaaccctactatatttatttccCACAAGATTTAACAAAGACTGCAGGTACaagaagtttttttaatgagaTATAGCACTacagggtaagatgggatactgtttaCCCCTAAACCCTctaaatccaatatttcctataatcgtgttttaacaattaccaccTGTCTTTTGGAGTTGTGAAGACACAGTTGTACAATTCTACATAGCCTGTGTTTTTTGTATGATGCCAAACAGcactgaaaaaaaatgataacaagtcccatcttaccccaccctactacataaacTTTTTCAGCTCGtgtataataatgtaaattttatatcaaaacTAAAAGGTATGTCTTATTACCCAACAATAAGAatgatttttataatattactaATATGCATGATCATGGTTACTACTGTTTGCTGATTTTGCTCACTTTTTGCATGGTGCAAATtctaaatatattgtgttggCCTATggtgtaaaattttttaaggAATTAATgctgtttgttgtgtttttctaGAAACTGCTTCAGAAAACGTGGAAACCGACAAAAAGTTGCTGACAATGGCCGGCATATTTGAGAAGACGTTCCATGATGGTGAAGACTTGTATTCATTCACGATTATCACTGTTGATTCACATCCTCAATTCTCTTGGCTTCACCATAGAATGCCTGCAATGCTGGGTAGGTTAATTatattacagtagggtggcgaaaaatgtgacaccttttcattctattttcccgttccatttggtagtaaacaaagaacattcgaagaattataaaaccatatcctcatgacttccataaaccattgtttattgtttaaaacttgaatcaggatatttggacattaggtgctaaagatgtcccatcttcctccaaagtactatatattagttcATATACAGGTAGTAAAACTGACTCACTAGATGCTTCCATTATACCTGGGAAACAgtttgcttcaacccagtgatcaaTTAATGAACAAATAATTGTGTAAATTGTGGGCCATACTAAAGTCATCCACATAGTAGTATCCTTGTAATTTGTACACGgacatggggtgtatgaaatgtTCTATAGTAACCTGtctttacaaaatttataataataaaatgatcaagtcgagcatcgaacccgGTACCTTTTGGTTACGTTGCAAGCatctaaaccactgagccaaACCTGCCCTACAGTTACCTGCAATTATTAATGTAAGGTAACACTAGTTTACCTTCATACATAGTTAATGATGATGAAATACGAGACTGGTTGGACCATGAGAATATACCGCTTGCTAAAGCTGTTGAACTGATTGCACCAAAGGATTGCTTGGCTTGGCATTCAGTGTCAAAGTTTGTGAATAATTCAAGGAACAACGGACCTCAGGTAAACAAAAGGAATTTTGGGTTTTGTCTGCTAGAAGTTTTGCCGCTAGAGTGGCTTTACTTTGCCTTTTTAACCTTCGAGTTATGTAGCTCCATTCGATTTAGCATAACttacaacttttgtttttcattttaatatttctcaGTATGGTATTTGTAATACTACtagaaaaactacacaaaatcTTTGTTCTATACTACAATTATCACCATTTTTCTTATTGTGCTACTTTACTTTCCCCAACAAAGacacactatatatatactacgtTTTATTAGGGTTCTGCAGTTGGTTGctttatttacagaaaaacaattctTTTTAGGCTACGGCtggtaataataatttaacaattataaTTCTGAAATATATGCTCAACATACTTCTTACATATTGTCAAGACTGTATACTGTAGTCATACCACAGGtctcatttattattttttgagaaCAATAACTTGTTCAGACAAGTCTcataatcaaatatttaaaagggGGAAGCAGTTAGGAGTCAGTTCTGGACTGTTAGTTTCTTAAATTATTAATCGACTTCAGCTGTttgaaagatattttttacctGGTACTGGTGTAATGAATCATTCAAGTCCCAAAATTTAGAACTTCCCCCAGTCCCTAACATATTATGTcagcaattaaaaaaatagacagGGCCAAGCATTGTTTACATTCTCTAGTAACATGCCGATCGGGCCGATGCTTGCTCACACCCAAGACACCCTAACACTTAAGCACTTAACCCTATCCAATGGGGTCAAaaggtaatggaccaactctttTAGATTACACCCCTACCTCCTGATACTTAAGGACCTTACCCTTATAGTAGGACTGGGGGGCAATCAATTAAGCTTTTAATCTTAGGTCCTTTGGGCTCTGACATGCCATGCTgcaaagtttataaaagaatTATGTGTATAATAAATGTGTGATTGGTTGTGCTGTGTTTGTTCATGCCACAAACAAatcgtttaaaattatattatttatgctTTTATTCTGCACTACCAGTGTATACAACATGAAGCTGTagcaaagaaaaagaatgaagGGAAGGCTATGATGAAATGGTTAAGTGGTGGGGCAACCAAATCTAAAACAGAGTCAAGTAAACCAGCCACACCACAAGTAAAAAGAAAAGCTTCCAAACCAATGGATAACTGGgtcaaaaaagtgaaaaagcaatgatgttttattttttgttctttctgttttgttttcttatttttccGATTTTCTTGCCTGCcatttttcgtttttgtaATTGAGTTCACTTACCTCATTcattaaatcatttttaataaaataatcattACATATAAATGTTGGGTTTAATGTTTGCTTGGTGTTTAGGataccatgtgtatctggtgtataagaagacacttgtattataactcaaaagtgagcatgaggtgtgtgtctggtgtttaaGATGTTATAGCTTTacggtgagcatgagatgtgcTCATTAAGAACAAAACATCATGGGTGTGTGACATGATTTTTTTCGCAGCCCATCCTACGATATGTTACACTCATGTCCTAAGAGTTACTGAgaaaaaacatgtaaatttgtaaactaGTTTGCAATTTGTTGTGTAAACCTAATGCAGCAACTAGTATTGTAGACCAACAGATACAGCACAGCAGGTAAAGCAAAGTCATTTAATATTGTTGTAACCGTTTAAGGtgatttgaataaaatgaaggttctttgtttgtttgcttTGTTAAAAGCAGTATTtgcaggtaaatatatttgtttcttgtATTATCATTTgctttttgtattattaagTTGGTTTATGCGAACTGTACATGTGTCtctaactgtttaaaaaaggcatttttttctttgggTTGATCTTTGCAAAATGTGCACATATTTGTCTAGGCGGcgttatatatttcaatgcaACTTAATTAagacttaaatatttttatttgtttgacaGTGAACTACATTTCACTTGGTTGCTGGAGGGATACAGGTAATAGAGCAATACCAACTTTGGAAGGAACCACGCCAATTCTGGACAACCATTACAGAAACCGAATTAATCCCATAACAAAATGCAGCAAGGCAGCATTGGCATTAGGATACCGTGTTTTTGCCGTGCAGGTATTCTAAGCTTATAAACTATTTCTATTTATGCCGtactttaacatattttttaaactcgTATTCTGGCGCAGAAATTGTCTGtaactttattgtttaacTGCAGGCATCTGATTATACCAGTTCTTGCATATTTATTCAGACCAATCTGttgcttttataaaatgtGCAAATACAAACCTGTTGGATGTATTTGATAGAccatacaattttaaacaccTTATTATAAAGTTGGGTTATtcgtttacaaaaaaagttctCATATAGCATAGTGGTTGGTGTGCCAGTTCCTCTGATGCAGAGAACacttacaaaatatatggAGAGGCTACCAACTGTATAAATGGACAAGGTGGCAGTTCGGCAAATGATGTTTATGAGATATCATGTAAGTATCAACACATGCTGGAGCAATGTCTACTGACTGTCTTTGACATTGAGTTTTAGCACCCTGTGTATTTGGGTAATAGTAATGGCTGGTAGCACTCTGGGTGTCGGgacaatgggccaactctggcctaaatcttgaGCCTCTACgtcacactgtaggacctcaaccccctaaaatagaaaaaatacaaagcagTTTAAATTTGCTATAATGTGTAGTCACTTGCTGTCTTTAGTTGCTTTTTATcagttattttttacttaggttttaaaaagcataaaaaaacatgttataacgtttttaatatttttctagaTGAGAATGCTCAAAAGTACAGCGGTAGTTACAGACAGGAGGTTTATGtaactaataaaaatatgcaacTGCAGGTTGAGTATAGGATTTGTATGAATGCCCTGCCATATAAAGCAACTGTGAATGTATCACCACTTCTACCTCACCTCCCAcaaagtttaaatgtaaagatacttgaaattaataaaaccaatattttaattgagtTACAGCCAATAGCCACAAATATTATTGACTGGGTTACTGTGGATTTAACATGGgtagtttatatttacttttaaatattgcgactaacttaaacaaacactttatttGTTGCGTCAGAAACCACACACTCCCCTTGTACAGATATTTCTAACATTTGTATAATTtggtacagtggggtaagatgggacatgctgccattatattttatcgttccatttggtagtaaacaaaaaacatttacataattatataaccgaaTCCTCACGAATAAAAATTGCTTtgtcagttgttaaaaacgcgATTAGAAAATGAGTGATTTATTAGGTACTagcagtatcccatcttaccctacagtactgtaCACAGCTCATAATGCTGTAATTGGACACTTATTTCAATAAAAGCTGTAATTGTACATCtttcgttgttaattgatggGCGTTTGACGTGTGGGCTAAGTACTCGAATTAGCTAACCGTTGTATTACTACGAAAACACCTCGCGAACAATGTATTACTGTACTAGATTACAGACTTGTTTACGGCAACTTTGAATGTGGTTTTAATGGGATAACATGTTATTTACGGCTTGGTCGTGCCAGTTAGCACGCAAACCATTTTAGTTTTCCGCAAACTCCAACGCTGATATTGAATTCTAACAACTCAATTAAAGTTGTTACACCATATGTTAGGGTTATTAGCCACGATATTTTAACTGGCGCATATTATCAtacttttatccatagcgtgtttttgttggttttaacGAGTgtagttttgctgttgattcccttctctttaatgttttaataatttaatattcgctatcgtttttgtcaagaaaaataaataataaattctgTTATACTATTGTCCATTCCTATAATAAACGTTACGACCCTATAATACTGTTCAATACTCAGTTACGGGCGAACGCATTAAACCTTTCACCCAAAGAGCTCAACTTTAAAAGAGCTTACCGTGCGGCTGTACTTTGTCGTAAATCGTATAAGCTTATCCTGTATTTATATCAACAGCCAAACGAGCGTCTTccaacttttaattaaaacttacagCCATCGTTGCTATATCAAACGTTCTCTGTACACTATTAACTAAGTGGGCGTGATGTGTAATTAAACCAATAGTAATATGCCTAGAGCAATACAATGTTTACAGTTGTAACATTGGTGTTTAGGTTGCTATATTGCGATACTTTGGCAACTACTACTGCTTTACAGTTCAAATCAGTtccattttgttttgaatatcAGTCTTGTACTTTGTTGAGTTTGTAATAATTGACTTCAATTGTAAGTTTCTGTTTATTTCTGTCAACCGCTCTTTTGAAGCACATTTAATATAAGATTTGTATTTGCATGATGGTattaatagaaaacaaaaactataagGGTAGGCTgtatagaaaaataatattgataTCGTATTTTGAAACGAACAAACACAGTAAAGCAAAACATCATTCGTGGTAACCGTGTCAAACATGCAACATATATGCCCGTCAACAACGGTTTTCATACGTCAGAACTAATAGTTCTTCATACACAGAAAACCTTTATCAAGACATATGACATATTTATCATTCACAGTAAAAACCACATCAATTACTGCTTTAAAATCAAACTTAAGACACCCGTATACACATATTTCATTACAAAGCAGTATGTACATTAATTGGTAAACCTGAATTGTGTTTGATTCGTAAAAAACTGCACCGAATGTACTGCAGATTGTTGCATTGATAAAAGTACAGGATAAAGTAGGAACATAATcaagtaaataaatttgtttcggaaattaattttaaaatatcaatttcTAAAAACACTTGCGGCTCGGTACTAATGATTTGTTATCTTAATTGCCGCTCATTGAATTTGTTTGGCTTACAGTTCAATATGCAATAgaagttattttaaactaacggGTTTTATGTACAAACTGGTATATATTTAGGCAATTTTCTTCTTGGAGTATTTCATCTGCAGCAGGTCACTTATATCACTTATAGCATCCAATGCATCTTGTAGTTGTTGTTCAGTCAAAGCAGCAGAAATGCAAAATCGAACCCGAGACTCTGCTATAGGGGTGGCAGGGAACCCTACCACTACAACTCCAAACCCACGTTTCAACATTTCACGACTAAAAGCTCCCAGCTTTGTAGGAGCGTAGATCATTGCAGGAACCACGGGAGAATCATCGTTGCCATAAACAATGTTGCCCAACTTCTTAAGACCTTGCCGGAACATTCTGCAGTTGTCAGCGAGTTGTTTGATTCTTCTTTTACCTTCATCAGTGGAGGAAATAATGTGCAGACTTGTTATGATCTGCTCGCAAACAGGAGGTGACATGGAGNNNNNNNNNNNNNNNNNNNNNNNNNNNNNNNNNNNNNNNNNNNNNNNNNNTAAAAGGTACAGGATAAAGTAGGAACATAATcaagtaaataaattttgtttcggAAAGTAATGGTAAAATATCAATTTCTAAATACACTTGCGGCTCGGTACTAATGATTTGTTATCTTAATTGCCGCTCATTGAATTTGTTTGGCTTACAGTTCAATATGCAATAgaagttattttaaactaacggGTTTCATGTACAAACTGGTATATATTTAGGCAATTTTCTTCTTGGAGTATTTCATCTGCAGCAGGTCACTTATATCACTTATAGCATCCAATGCATCTTGTAGTTGTTGTTCAGTCAAAGCAGCAGAAATGCAAAATCGAACCCGAGACTCTGCTATAGGGGTGGCAGGGAACCCTACCACTACAACTCCAAACCCACGTTTCAACATTTCACGACTAAAAGCTCCCAGCTTTGTAGGAGCGTAGATCATTGCAGGAACCACGGGAGAATCATCGTTGCCATAAACAATGTTGCCCAACTTCTTAAGACCTTGCCGGAACATTCTGCAGTTGTCAGCGAGTTGTTTGATTCTTCTTTTACCTTCATCAGTGGAGGAAATAATGTGCAGACTTGTTATGATCTGCTCGCAAACAGGAGGTGACATGGAGGTTGCATAACATGCAGAATGTGAGTGGTATCTAAGGTGCTCTACAAGTGCTCGGGATCCGGCAATATACCCTCCTGCTGCCCCGAAACTCTTTGTAAAGGTTCCCATCATAATATCCACTTCTCTGGGGTGGATTCCAAAGTATTCAGTAACCCCTCTACCCCTTGAACCTAAGGCTCCAATGCTGTGAGCTTCATCCAGAAACACATATGCTTTGTATTTCTTTTTCAGCTCTAGTATGCCAGGTAGGTTCACAATAGATCCTTCCATGCTGTAAACTCCTTCAACAATAATCAATATCTTCTTCCAGGGCCTATGGGTGCGTGGCTGGCCATATACAACTGCATCTCTAAGTTTGCTCTCCAAATCTTTCATATCgttgtgtttaaaaactcGGATTTGTGCCCCGGATAGTCGACATCCAAGCACAAGTGAAGCATGATTCAAACCATCGCTTATAATGAGGCAACCCTTAGACACAAGACAGGGAATATTCATTGAATTTGTAGCGAAACCCATCCCAAATGTAAGACATGCCTCCACGTCTAAATATTCCGCCATCTTTTGCTCTAATTTAACATGAATATCTAAGTTACCCATCTCTTTTCTTGAGCTGCACACCCCCACACCATACTTTTCAATTGACTCGATTGAAGCTTCAGCACATGGACCATCATTTTCAGCAAAGCCTAAGTAATTATAGGAACCGAGATTCACcacatttttcaaaacttttccaGTGTATTTAAACATCCATCCTGACTTAGAGAACTGTCTTTCTACTATGTCAATCACAGGACCTGGTACACTGCAAATTGGACGATTAAACACGTCTTGTATTCtgttgtaaatattccttgtataaaaactttcaaaacttGCATAGAGTGGGACAAAATCTTTCATATCATTTGCTTCTGTTGATGCGTGTGTCTTTTCGAATCCGTGTCTTCTTAGAAAATCTCTTAAAAATCCAAAGACGATCATTATGCCATAGTTTATGTAAGTTACTACTGCAATATACAGCGGCGTCGATTCAAAATCCTCTTGAAATCTTTTACGTGGAGGCTCATCGTGAATTACGTTACCGTTCCTCAGCGGTTTCATAACTGTATTATGTGCAACAAACTGCCTACATTTGCTATAAAACAGCgatttaaaatagttaaacacaGACACAAAACGCCCACTCAAACCATCAACCGTGCCGACCAATAAAAAACAGCTATTACTTTTACGCTGCGGTTTCTGAACAAGCCCCTTCTCCTAACTTTCTATTGTATTGCCAACGGCAAAATGGGCAGGTGTACTTCTCTAGGGTGGGGAAAAGTCAATATCGTTATCCTAAAAAGAGAAGGGCTTCTGCTAGaaaacacagtttaaaataaacgacAAATTATCGTTTAGCGGTCACGATCACAAGCTGTCACatgatttatgttttgttcaaatattgtaaaatctGTGTCAGCCTGAACTCTAGCGCCACCACACTgaaaattatttcattataaaacagtCATAGATTGTAAGGTTTATTTGAAAGTATTCGGAGAAACTGATCCTAATCCTGCAATATTGATATAAAGAAAACGACTATAGTCTGTTTGGTATGGGTTACATGTGCTTTAACTGGTCTGTAACAAATGTAAGCTGTCAAAATGAGCACGATTGCGTTTGACGGATTATACCACTACgtctatttaattaaaaacagcGTACACACGCTGCGGATATACGTCAGACGACGGTAGGTCTTGCATTTCGAAGTACCGTTG
It includes:
- the LOC100184528 gene encoding embryonic stem cell-specific 5-hydroxymethylcytosine-binding protein-like isoform X2; protein product: MCGRTACTLNADDISKSSRYRDKSGKEKDPEWKLNKDKYNPSYNKAPQSYCPILINEKHLSDNVKVENNRVIVGMRWGLVPNWFTGENVNKMSFSMNNARSDTMLEKRSYNIPLRKGQRCVVLADGFYEWNTTKDGKQPYYIYFPQDLTKTAETASENVETDKKLLTMAGIFEKTFHDGEDLYSFTIITVDSHPQFSWLHHRMPAMLVNDDEIRDWLDHENIPLAKAVELIAPKDCLAWHSVSKFVNNSRNNGPQ
- the LOC100184528 gene encoding embryonic stem cell-specific 5-hydroxymethylcytosine-binding protein-like isoform X1, with product MCGRTACTLNADDISKSSRYRDKSGKEKDPEWKLNKDKYNPSYNKAPQSYCPILINEKHLSDNVKVENNRVIVGMRWGLVPNWFTGENVNKMSFSMNNARSDTMLEKRSYNIPLRKGQRCVVLADGFYEWNTTKDGKQPYYIYFPQDLTKTAETASENVETDKKLLTMAGIFEKTFHDGEDLYSFTIITVDSHPQFSWLHHRMPAMLVNDDEIRDWLDHENIPLAKAVELIAPKDCLAWHSVSKFVNNSRNNGPQCIQHEAVAKKKNEGKAMMKWLSGGATKSKTESSKPATPQVKRKASKPMDNWVKKVKKQ
- the LOC101243252 gene encoding uncharacterized protein LOC101243252; translation: MKVLCLFALLKAVFAVNYISLGCWRDTGNRAIPTLEGTTPILDNHYRNRINPITKCSKAALALGYRVFAVQHSGWCASSSDAENTYKIYGEATNCINGQGGSSANDVYEISYENAQKYSGSYRQEVYVTNKNMQLQVEYRICMNALPYKATVNVSPLLPHLPQSLNVKILEINKTNILIELQPIATNIIDWVTVDLTWVVYIYF
- the LOC100175153 gene encoding serine palmitoyltransferase 2 translates to MKPLRNGNVIHDEPPRKRFQEDFESTPLYIAVVTYINYGIMIVFGFLRDFLRRHGFEKTHASTEANDMKDFVPLYASFESFYTRNIYNRIQDVFNRPICSVPGPVIDIVERQFSKSGWMFKYTGKVLKNVVNLGSYNYLGFAENDGPCAEASIESIEKYGVGVCSSRKEMGNLDIHVKLEQKMAEYLDVEACLTFGMGFATNSMNIPCLVSKGCLIISDGLNHASLVLGCRLSGAQIRVFKHNDMKDLESKLRDAVVYGQPRTHRPWKKILIIVEGVYSMEGSIVNLPGILELKKKYKAYVFLDEAHSIGALGSRGRGVTEYFGIHPREVDIMMGTFTKSFGAAGGYIAGSRALVEHLRYHSHSACYATSMSPPVCEQIITSLHIISSTDEGKRRIKQLADNCRMFRQGLKKLGNIVYGNDDSPVVPAMIYAPTKLGAFSREMLKRGFGVVVVGFPATPIAESRVRFCISAALTEQQLQDALDAISDISDLLQMKYSKKKIA